One window from the genome of Luteolibacter rhizosphaerae encodes:
- a CDS encoding SRPBCC family protein, which yields MNSESTTTTGTVRLHRVIRAKAERIYRAFIDADAMAKWLPPHGFTGKVHHMDAQVGGTYRMSFTNFNTGSSHAFGGRFLEMEPNKKLRYDDQFEDPKLPGTMITTVELREVFCGTEVNITQEGIPAMIPVEACYMGWQESLQLLTLLVEPEIPDQM from the coding sequence ATGAACTCTGAAAGCACTACCACTACCGGAACCGTCCGTCTTCACCGTGTGATCCGCGCCAAGGCGGAGCGCATCTACCGCGCCTTTATCGATGCCGATGCGATGGCGAAGTGGCTGCCGCCCCATGGCTTCACCGGCAAGGTTCATCACATGGACGCTCAGGTCGGTGGCACCTACCGCATGTCCTTCACGAACTTCAACACCGGCAGCAGCCACGCCTTCGGCGGTCGCTTCCTGGAAATGGAGCCTAACAAGAAGCTCCGCTACGATGACCAGTTCGAGGACCCGAAGCTGCCGGGCACCATGATCACCACCGTGGAACTGCGGGAGGTCTTCTGCGGCACGGAGGTGAATATCACCCAAGAGGGCATCCCTGCCATGATTCCGGTCGAGGCCTGCTACATGGGCTGGCAGGAGTCCCTGCAACTGCTGACGCTCTTGGTCGAACCGGAGATCCCGGACCAGATGTAA
- a CDS encoding zeta toxin family protein — MKREEASDCQVGDWMLIMAVPDWDSWQSFHSWLSPEDGPWSFMLTSLPIMNEEGEEVGEDYVWKRVLTNQPDKADPVLYLFGGCNGAGKTTFAKAYLTTLFDAPPRFLNADEIARGLSPFAPRSVAFKAGRILLEEIEVCLMAKVSFALESTLSGHAQVAIIQRAKAAGYRIEIHYLWIPSPSLAVRRVAQRVRKGGHHIPTADIHRRYQRSINNFVGAYASLADAWFLWRNVSEPPQLILESGDASLTKLRNLLHP, encoded by the coding sequence ATGAAGCGCGAAGAAGCCTCCGACTGCCAAGTCGGAGATTGGATGCTAATCATGGCCGTGCCTGATTGGGATTCCTGGCAGTCTTTTCACTCGTGGCTATCGCCGGAAGACGGCCCTTGGTCGTTTATGCTAACATCCCTCCCGATCATGAACGAAGAAGGTGAAGAAGTTGGCGAGGATTACGTCTGGAAACGGGTCCTCACCAATCAACCAGATAAAGCCGACCCCGTACTTTATCTCTTCGGAGGTTGCAATGGCGCAGGGAAGACCACTTTCGCCAAAGCCTATCTGACAACTTTGTTCGACGCTCCACCTCGTTTTCTGAATGCCGACGAGATCGCCCGTGGGCTTTCCCCTTTCGCCCCTCGATCCGTCGCTTTCAAAGCTGGTAGGATTCTGTTAGAAGAGATCGAGGTCTGTCTGATGGCGAAAGTCTCTTTCGCTTTGGAGTCTACTCTTAGCGGCCACGCCCAAGTCGCCATCATTCAGAGAGCTAAAGCAGCCGGTTACCGCATCGAGATCCATTACCTCTGGATTCCATCCCCCTCCTTGGCAGTTCGTCGCGTTGCTCAACGCGTAAGAAAGGGCGGCCACCACATCCCAACGGCAGACATTCACCGCCGTTACCAACGCAGTATCAACAACTTTGTGGGAGCTTACGCTTCGCTCGCCGATGCTTGGTTTCTTTGGAGAAACGTGTCTGAGCCTCCACAGTTGATTTTGGAGTCTGGAGATGCTAGCCTCACAAAGTTGCGCAACCTGCTGCATCCATGA
- a CDS encoding arabinan endo-1,5-alpha-L-arabinosidase: MLGTTLTRDVILPNILAAACLCGLAAAEDPKVEPGGPLDATASRGVTARDPSMIVREGDTFWCFYTGRGVASLHSKDLVTWERGPRVLENPPEWISNDVPKNDGVYWAPDILKVGEQYLLYYSVSSFGAMHSAIGLATTPTLDPENPAFKWTDHGPVVQSRDGGDFNAIDPAIFQDEDGKLWMSFGSQWSGLKLIELDPKTGKRLKPDEPMTPLAAGQSIEAAYIYKRKGFYYLFLNRGNCCAGNKSTYHIKVGRSEDIKGPYIAKDDSLMIDGGGTMVLDMKIGPFTGPGHAGIIEKDGKSWFSCHFEADERMGGKATLGVMPITWSDDGWPQVAPPEGK; encoded by the coding sequence ATGCTTGGGACCACTCTCACCCGCGATGTAATCTTGCCTAACATCCTCGCAGCGGCTTGCCTCTGCGGGCTGGCCGCAGCAGAAGATCCGAAGGTGGAACCGGGAGGTCCGCTGGATGCAACCGCGAGTCGGGGCGTGACCGCACGAGATCCCTCCATGATCGTCCGGGAGGGCGATACCTTCTGGTGCTTCTACACCGGCCGCGGCGTGGCCTCCCTGCACTCGAAGGATCTGGTCACTTGGGAACGAGGACCACGCGTCTTGGAAAATCCGCCGGAATGGATCTCCAACGACGTGCCCAAGAACGACGGCGTTTACTGGGCCCCGGACATCCTGAAAGTAGGTGAGCAATATCTCCTCTACTATTCGGTCTCCAGCTTCGGCGCGATGCACTCCGCGATCGGCCTCGCCACGACTCCCACGCTCGATCCCGAGAACCCCGCCTTCAAATGGACCGACCACGGCCCCGTGGTCCAGTCACGCGATGGCGGCGATTTCAACGCCATCGACCCGGCTATCTTCCAAGACGAGGATGGCAAACTGTGGATGTCCTTTGGCTCGCAATGGAGCGGGCTCAAGCTGATCGAACTGGACCCGAAGACCGGCAAGCGTCTCAAGCCGGACGAGCCGATGACCCCGCTAGCCGCGGGCCAATCGATCGAGGCCGCCTACATCTACAAGCGGAAGGGTTTCTACTACCTCTTCCTGAACCGCGGCAACTGCTGCGCCGGGAACAAAAGCACCTACCACATCAAGGTCGGTCGCAGCGAGGACATCAAGGGCCCGTATATCGCAAAGGACGATTCACTCATGATCGACGGCGGTGGCACCATGGTGCTGGACATGAAGATCGGCCCCTTCACCGGCCCCGGGCACGCCGGGATCATCGAGAAGGACGGCAAGAGCTGGTTCAGTTGTCACTTCGAGGCGGACGAACGCATGGGTGGCAAGGCGACACTCGGCGTGATGCCGATCACATGGAGCGACGACGGCTGGCCACAGGTAGCGCCGCCGGAGGGCAAGTGA
- a CDS encoding YciI family protein, whose protein sequence is MKFLMLMIPRVYQPGTPPEERLGEDWVPKGEELEKMKKMGEFNEALGKAAKMIDIDGLTPLSSGARVSFEGGTPNVTDGPFIESKEVIGGYWLFEIGSREEALVWARRVPAEPGDVVELRPIFEFPEGTFD, encoded by the coding sequence ATGAAATTCCTGATGCTCATGATCCCCCGCGTCTATCAGCCCGGTACCCCGCCCGAAGAACGGCTCGGGGAAGACTGGGTCCCGAAAGGCGAGGAACTCGAAAAGATGAAGAAGATGGGCGAGTTCAACGAAGCACTCGGCAAGGCCGCCAAGATGATCGACATCGACGGACTGACCCCTCTTAGCTCGGGCGCACGCGTCAGCTTCGAAGGCGGCACGCCGAATGTCACCGACGGCCCCTTCATCGAATCGAAGGAAGTCATCGGCGGCTACTGGCTCTTCGAGATCGGCTCGCGCGAGGAAGCCCTCGTATGGGCCCGCCGCGTCCCCGCCGAACCCGGCGATGTGGTCGAGCTGCGTCCCATCTTCGAGTTCCCCGAAGGCACTTTCGATTGA
- a CDS encoding winged helix-turn-helix transcriptional regulator, translating to MPAKKPKFIPLKDRTAYHRFEDVIGCKWSSSIVAAVAQDVKRPGELERFIPGISTKVLNERLRRLVDFGVLIRTEHPALPARVDYDLTEVGIKLSALLEEVRQLNLDHPAASA from the coding sequence ATGCCAGCGAAGAAGCCGAAGTTTATCCCCCTCAAGGATCGCACCGCCTACCATCGCTTCGAGGATGTGATCGGCTGCAAATGGAGCTCCTCCATCGTGGCCGCGGTGGCACAAGACGTGAAGCGCCCGGGCGAGCTAGAACGCTTCATCCCCGGCATCTCCACCAAGGTCCTTAACGAGCGCCTGCGCAGGCTCGTGGACTTCGGCGTGCTCATCCGCACCGAGCACCCCGCGCTACCCGCCCGCGTGGACTACGACCTCACGGAGGTCGGCATCAAGCTCTCAGCCCTGCTTGAGGAGGTGCGCCAGCTCAATCTGGATCATCCCGCCGCCTCCGCATGA
- a CDS encoding YbjP/YqhG family protein has protein sequence MTRIPSFILAFCAFVFSSTVLRAADEPSAVAEKFYAGYVAEVEANKDTKVWVAKSKLASEKFKKAYAKAMNSDELDADPVLNAQDIPDKPFKAQKPVIKDDKATVVLNAGSGEYKHSVTVKLVKTDGVWLLDAVNE, from the coding sequence ATGACAAGGATCCCCTCCTTCATTCTCGCCTTCTGTGCCTTCGTTTTCTCGTCTACCGTCCTGCGGGCAGCAGATGAGCCCTCGGCCGTGGCAGAGAAGTTCTACGCCGGTTACGTGGCCGAGGTTGAGGCCAACAAGGATACGAAGGTCTGGGTCGCGAAGTCGAAGCTCGCCTCGGAGAAGTTCAAGAAGGCCTATGCCAAGGCCATGAACTCGGATGAGCTCGATGCCGATCCGGTGCTGAACGCGCAGGACATTCCCGACAAACCCTTCAAGGCTCAGAAGCCGGTAATCAAGGATGACAAGGCCACGGTGGTGCTCAACGCCGGCTCGGGCGAATACAAGCACAGCGTGACCGTAAAGCTGGTGAAAACCGACGGAGTCTGGCTGCTGGATGCCGTGAACGAATAA
- a CDS encoding YciI family protein, with translation MKYICLGYIAPNKFESLSEAERNAMVDECFSYDDELRKNGHFAGGEGLQPPQTAATLRWENGKVAITDGPYAETKEQIGGILILEARDLNHAIQIMSKHPGVKAGPFEIRPAADLSEMIRESEARRGVDS, from the coding sequence ATGAAATACATCTGCCTGGGCTACATCGCCCCGAACAAGTTCGAGTCCCTCTCCGAAGCCGAGCGCAATGCGATGGTGGACGAGTGCTTCAGCTACGATGACGAGCTGCGGAAGAACGGCCACTTCGCCGGTGGCGAGGGCCTTCAGCCGCCACAGACCGCCGCCACCCTACGCTGGGAGAATGGCAAGGTCGCCATCACCGACGGCCCCTACGCCGAGACCAAGGAACAGATCGGCGGCATCCTCATCCTCGAAGCCCGCGACCTGAACCATGCCATCCAGATCATGTCGAAGCACCCCGGTGTGAAGGCCGGCCCCTTCGAGATCCGCCCCGCCGCGGACTTGAGCGAGATGATCCGCGAGAGCGAAGCACGCCGTGGCGTCGACTCCTGA
- a CDS encoding RNA polymerase sigma factor: MPETSIEAVREHLETLYHAESGRILATLIRLLGDFDRAEDAMQDAFTAALEKWPQDGIPANPRAWLVSTGRNRAIDALRRRGRFDAAQDKLVQELEARSPEDPSEDHTGLYDDSLRLIFTCCHPALAQEARVALTLREVCGLKTEEIARAFLTTTPALAQRIVRAKAKIRDARIPYQVPSPEELPERLATVLQVVYLVFNEGYSASSGSSLTRADLSGEAIRLGRLLLELLPEPEVIGLLALMLLQESRRAARSTPEGELILLEAQDRSLWDREGIAEGIALVERSLRTQRFGPYTLQAAIAAVHAEAPDTAATDWPQIVALYTALYQMEPSPVVELNRAVAIAMRDGPESGVAHIDTILSRGDLTDYHLAHSVRADLLRRLGQHREAHESYTRALALTQQEPERRFLEKRLQQLDQKDHDE; this comes from the coding sequence ATGCCGGAGACATCCATCGAAGCGGTTCGGGAACACTTGGAGACGCTCTATCACGCGGAGTCCGGCCGGATCCTCGCCACCCTCATCCGCCTGCTCGGCGATTTCGACCGCGCGGAGGATGCGATGCAGGATGCCTTCACCGCCGCGCTGGAGAAGTGGCCGCAGGACGGCATCCCCGCCAATCCCCGCGCCTGGCTCGTCAGCACCGGCCGCAACCGCGCCATCGATGCCCTGCGCCGCCGCGGCCGCTTCGATGCTGCTCAGGACAAGCTCGTCCAAGAATTGGAAGCCCGGAGCCCGGAAGACCCGTCTGAGGATCACACGGGCCTGTACGATGACAGCCTGCGCCTCATCTTCACCTGCTGTCACCCCGCGCTCGCCCAAGAAGCCCGCGTCGCGCTCACGCTACGCGAAGTCTGCGGCTTGAAGACCGAGGAGATCGCCCGCGCCTTCCTCACCACCACACCCGCCCTCGCCCAACGCATCGTGCGGGCCAAGGCGAAGATCCGCGACGCCCGCATCCCCTATCAGGTCCCCTCCCCGGAGGAACTCCCGGAGCGCCTCGCCACCGTGCTGCAGGTCGTCTATCTGGTCTTCAATGAAGGCTACTCCGCCTCCTCCGGTAGCTCGCTCACCCGCGCCGACCTCTCCGGTGAAGCCATCCGCCTCGGTCGCCTCCTGCTCGAACTCCTCCCCGAGCCGGAGGTCATCGGCCTGCTCGCCCTCATGCTCCTGCAGGAATCCCGCCGCGCCGCCCGCAGCACTCCGGAGGGCGAGCTCATCCTGTTAGAAGCGCAGGATCGCAGCCTCTGGGACCGCGAGGGTATCGCGGAAGGCATCGCCCTCGTCGAACGCTCCCTGCGCACCCAACGCTTCGGCCCTTACACCCTCCAAGCTGCCATCGCCGCCGTACATGCCGAGGCCCCCGATACCGCCGCTACAGATTGGCCACAGATCGTCGCCCTCTACACCGCCCTCTACCAGATGGAGCCCTCGCCCGTGGTCGAGTTGAACCGCGCCGTGGCCATCGCCATGCGCGATGGTCCGGAATCCGGCGTCGCCCACATCGACACCATCCTCTCCCGCGGCGATCTCACCGATTACCACCTCGCCCACTCCGTCCGCGCCGATCTCCTCCGCCGTCTCGGCCAGCACCGCGAGGCCCACGAATCCTACACCCGCGCCCTCGCCCTCACCCAGCAGGAACCCGAACGCCGCTTCCTCGAAAAACGCCTCCAGCAACTCGATCAAAAGGACCACGATGAATAG
- a CDS encoding PEP-CTERM sorting domain-containing protein — protein MKTLALATSLLASLTVLAEAVVLQLDFGSSTSPVATGTTAATGNFLSNTPTASVSNIEGTGITFSIENVGVFSFDNATEPLTTDGFYTFGNNENSHNFTLSGLAPGSIVTLYAVAAWDGNPRGAQVTFGGTTAQAQVVGTPGTTPTLANYTLIGTAVANGSGVVSGFIAGAHLDDPTCEGQVGAFAFNLVPEPSSSLLGLIGLGALILRRKR, from the coding sequence ATGAAAACCCTTGCTCTCGCAACGTCCCTGCTGGCGAGCCTCACCGTCCTCGCGGAGGCCGTCGTCCTCCAACTCGATTTCGGTAGCTCGACCTCCCCGGTCGCCACCGGAACCACCGCCGCGACCGGCAATTTCCTCTCCAACACGCCGACCGCCTCGGTCAGCAACATTGAAGGAACCGGGATCACCTTCTCGATCGAAAACGTCGGCGTTTTCAGCTTCGATAACGCGACCGAGCCGCTGACCACTGACGGCTTCTACACCTTCGGCAACAACGAGAATTCCCACAACTTCACTCTGAGCGGCCTAGCCCCGGGGAGCATCGTCACCCTCTATGCCGTCGCCGCTTGGGATGGAAATCCGCGCGGCGCTCAAGTCACCTTCGGCGGCACCACCGCACAAGCTCAGGTGGTCGGCACTCCCGGCACCACACCAACACTCGCGAACTACACCCTGATCGGTACTGCCGTCGCGAATGGCTCAGGCGTGGTCAGCGGGTTCATCGCCGGAGCTCACCTCGACGATCCCACCTGCGAGGGTCAGGTCGGAGCCTTCGCCTTCAACTTGGTGCCGGAGCCATCCAGCAGCCTGCTCGGCCTCATCGGACTCGGGGCGCTGATCCTTCGCCGCAAGCGCTGA
- a CDS encoding 2'-5' RNA ligase family protein, translating to MDEQLLLFDMPPARKTRADVFAVVRPDALTAQHLYRFTDLHCRRHGVRAKKRPPEILHITLRSFGNFEDLKPQDLKKIRRICKTAALLVTPFDVSFDAVLPFSNGPLALVSEEANADLHHLHWLAMGAPERRPKFTPHASLAYPSAGFEEEPVPPVEWRVDELILVRSLVGQTEHVELGRWMLGGSL from the coding sequence ATGGACGAGCAGCTACTTCTCTTCGACATGCCTCCGGCGCGGAAGACTCGCGCGGATGTGTTCGCGGTGGTTCGCCCGGACGCCCTTACCGCGCAGCATCTCTATCGTTTCACCGATCTCCACTGCCGCAGGCACGGCGTGAGGGCGAAGAAGCGGCCACCGGAAATTCTCCACATCACCTTGCGGTCCTTCGGAAACTTCGAGGATCTGAAACCGCAGGATCTGAAGAAGATCCGCCGCATCTGCAAGACCGCGGCTCTTCTCGTCACACCTTTCGATGTGAGCTTCGATGCAGTTCTCCCATTCTCGAACGGCCCCTTGGCGCTCGTGAGCGAGGAAGCGAATGCCGATCTCCATCACCTGCACTGGCTTGCCATGGGAGCTCCGGAGCGGAGGCCGAAGTTCACTCCGCATGCGTCCCTCGCCTATCCCTCCGCGGGCTTCGAGGAGGAGCCGGTTCCACCGGTGGAATGGCGTGTGGACGAGCTGATTCTTGTCCGCAGTCTCGTGGGGCAAACCGAGCACGTTGAACTGGGACGCTGGATGCTCGGCGGGAGCCTCTAG
- a CDS encoding SGNH/GDSL hydrolase family protein, translating to MIFRLLLRATLALIPSLLPAQELPPLSIARDAAGQVTLQWPTLPGQTYHLQSSPSLAAADWQTARAEEEATGLPMTFTETPGPGEAHRFYRLEVGPVKPLIKKIAVMGDSVTGQGSANLVHLSARGYFNWARLFGGTRWELVADPVNKAFCFYAGGKRSYQISAIHLPTILASDADVCILAYGTNDAAQISTPEAYRAQIVADWAALRAAGIHPVAVTVLPIGSVGIDNTVRQALVVQLNTIVREESAIHNVPLCDWSYLMEAVPGSDNGVGLDSYYIGSNNYHPLPYPASMIGRKLHETLKKHFRFDFDPWENQNWITPNVVFVGTDRPNGWYLFPPAEGSVDQRSLIPSPEGNWWEFRITQGGALGNFYLNNFGENLGGPPTGRMVEGVVELQVMSGSIAGVTLQVGSALAVDMLAGGDIGAQIVPQDGIVALRTPPVLVPAGVTSVPPTLAFRTNDATATVRIRRCGIRLANDDG from the coding sequence ATGATCTTCCGTCTTCTCCTGCGGGCTACCCTAGCTCTCATCCCGTCCCTCCTCCCCGCCCAGGAGCTACCCCCGCTCTCCATCGCTCGCGATGCAGCCGGGCAGGTCACCCTCCAGTGGCCCACCCTCCCCGGCCAGACCTACCATCTCCAGAGTTCGCCAAGCCTCGCCGCCGCCGATTGGCAAACCGCGCGCGCGGAGGAAGAAGCCACCGGCTTACCCATGACCTTCACGGAGACCCCCGGACCGGGTGAGGCCCATCGCTTCTACCGCCTCGAGGTCGGCCCCGTGAAGCCTCTGATCAAGAAGATCGCCGTCATGGGGGACTCTGTCACCGGCCAGGGAAGTGCGAATCTGGTCCACCTATCTGCCCGGGGTTACTTCAACTGGGCCCGCCTCTTCGGCGGCACCCGCTGGGAGCTGGTGGCCGACCCGGTGAACAAGGCCTTCTGCTTCTACGCTGGCGGGAAGCGCTCGTATCAGATCAGCGCCATCCATCTCCCCACGATCCTCGCCAGCGATGCAGATGTCTGCATCCTGGCTTATGGTACGAACGACGCGGCCCAGATCTCCACTCCGGAAGCCTACCGCGCCCAGATCGTGGCCGATTGGGCCGCCCTCCGTGCTGCCGGTATCCATCCGGTCGCCGTCACGGTGCTCCCCATCGGCAGTGTCGGCATCGACAACACCGTCCGTCAGGCCCTTGTCGTCCAGTTGAACACCATTGTCCGCGAGGAGTCTGCCATCCACAATGTCCCGCTCTGCGATTGGAGCTACCTGATGGAAGCCGTCCCCGGCAGCGACAACGGCGTCGGTCTCGATAGCTACTACATCGGCAGCAACAACTACCATCCCCTTCCCTACCCGGCCTCGATGATCGGCCGCAAGCTACACGAAACCCTGAAGAAGCATTTCCGCTTCGACTTCGATCCCTGGGAGAACCAGAACTGGATCACACCCAATGTCGTCTTCGTCGGCACGGACCGCCCCAATGGCTGGTATCTCTTCCCTCCGGCCGAAGGCAGCGTCGACCAGAGAAGCCTGATCCCCAGCCCGGAGGGGAACTGGTGGGAATTCAGAATCACCCAAGGCGGCGCCCTCGGAAATTTCTATCTCAACAACTTCGGCGAGAATCTCGGCGGCCCGCCGACCGGGCGCATGGTGGAAGGAGTCGTCGAGCTTCAGGTGATGTCCGGCAGCATCGCCGGCGTCACGCTCCAGGTGGGGAGCGCGCTCGCCGTCGACATGCTGGCAGGCGGGGATATCGGTGCCCAGATCGTCCCTCAAGACGGCATCGTCGCCCTCCGCACCCCGCCCGTCCTCGTGCCCGCCGGGGTGACTTCAGTCCCCCCGACCTTGGCCTTCCGCACCAATGACGCAACCGCCACCGTCCGCATCCGCCGCTGCGGCATCCGCCTCGCCAATGATGATGGATGA
- a CDS encoding YceH family protein: MQHFPEIQLTFQEARVLGCLLEKEILTPDSYPLTPNSLLLACNQTTSRDPVTRFTGDEVAEALRGLSEKYLVEKNLGGRAPKFEHCIQDVLSMQRSERAVLTVLLLRGPQSAGEIRQRTDRLHTFSSLEEVEETLTWFIDYPHGPLVRRIPVGEGRRVETFVHLLSPAAADGYSGTVTPSAAADTPAENDWRAAIEARLASLEAEIAELKAGQAPRSVDGNP; the protein is encoded by the coding sequence ATGCAGCACTTCCCTGAAATCCAGCTCACCTTTCAAGAAGCCAGGGTCCTCGGCTGCTTGTTGGAAAAGGAAATCCTCACGCCCGACAGCTACCCGCTCACGCCCAACTCCCTGCTGCTGGCCTGCAACCAGACCACCAGCCGGGACCCCGTCACCCGCTTCACCGGGGACGAAGTGGCGGAGGCCCTGCGCGGACTTTCGGAGAAATACCTCGTCGAAAAGAACCTCGGCGGCCGTGCCCCGAAGTTCGAACACTGCATCCAGGACGTGCTGAGCATGCAGCGGAGCGAGCGCGCCGTCCTGACCGTCCTGCTGCTGCGCGGTCCCCAGAGCGCCGGGGAAATCCGCCAGCGCACCGATCGGCTGCACACCTTCTCCTCCCTGGAGGAAGTGGAAGAGACGCTCACGTGGTTCATCGACTACCCGCACGGTCCGCTGGTCCGCCGTATCCCCGTCGGCGAAGGCCGCCGGGTCGAGACCTTCGTCCACCTCCTTTCACCCGCCGCCGCAGACGGCTACTCCGGCACCGTCACCCCTTCCGCCGCCGCCGACACTCCTGCGGAGAACGATTGGCGTGCCGCCATCGAGGCGCGACTCGCCAGCCTCGAGGCCGAGATCGCAGAGCTCAAAGCCGGCCAAGCACCGCGATCCGTCGATGGGAATCCGTGA
- a CDS encoding NACHT domain-containing protein: MPDPATPTLILTAAAVKKLVESATSDLYTLAKSHLNISLKKLKIKKQTDTIFKNIIALRKVKTILQTEREVDLTTFYYPAKAIIGRERVTINQLEDFKHDGNILLEGTAGLGKSTLLRYLATVDFCLNRKIPVFIELRKARGNARLVDNLIQELNDLGIECDVKIFELLASEGRITIFLDAFDEAKHETREELISDIQSLSRRFEKIQFVITSRPDTGISSCPFLRVFKVAELEDNDHEEIIKKMCASTSTATTIIQQINKESTGMRDLLTTPLMVALLVIRHRIDQSIPQNGIAFYDSLFPLLLLSHDKNKGGYTRPRKSKLEDSSLEDFFNTLSFITRKEGETSFTTKDLSQHAKTTLQILAIKMEPDNLLSDIIDITCLMVRDSEEVKYIHKSVQEYHAALCIKNHPDKNAVKFYETMAVKWHAWRQELIFLSQIDRYRFEKYFRVPSFTALLLEKGSKVGQNKFATKFFGDDILTIDKETRRLDSYTWESSKHYPINNMTESNYITELINLDYSSVDINKSRDSSGTYRFKLKDLLQDISVGSKISDLISIIHRELESQLNEAKNFVASIESRRAVFEF; the protein is encoded by the coding sequence ATGCCTGACCCAGCCACACCCACGTTGATTTTAACTGCCGCAGCCGTGAAGAAACTCGTCGAGTCTGCGACATCAGATCTTTACACCTTGGCAAAATCCCACCTAAACATCTCTCTTAAAAAGCTAAAAATAAAGAAGCAGACAGATACAATCTTCAAGAACATCATCGCACTAAGGAAAGTAAAGACAATTTTACAAACCGAAAGAGAAGTCGACTTAACTACATTTTACTATCCAGCAAAGGCTATCATTGGCAGGGAACGAGTAACGATTAACCAACTCGAAGATTTTAAGCATGATGGGAATATCTTACTTGAGGGCACAGCCGGCCTCGGCAAGTCGACCTTGTTGAGATACCTTGCCACGGTGGACTTTTGCCTCAATAGAAAAATCCCAGTCTTTATCGAGCTTAGAAAGGCAAGAGGGAACGCGCGTCTCGTTGACAATCTAATTCAAGAGCTAAACGACTTAGGAATCGAATGCGATGTCAAAATATTTGAACTTCTCGCCTCAGAAGGAAGAATTACAATATTCTTAGATGCTTTTGACGAAGCGAAGCATGAAACTCGCGAAGAATTGATTTCAGACATCCAAAGCTTGTCCCGGCGCTTTGAGAAAATTCAATTCGTCATCACTTCTAGGCCTGACACCGGCATCAGCTCATGTCCGTTTCTGAGAGTCTTTAAAGTTGCTGAACTCGAAGATAACGATCACGAGGAGATAATCAAGAAGATGTGCGCCAGCACTTCAACCGCGACCACCATTATTCAGCAAATCAACAAGGAGAGCACAGGAATGAGAGACCTCCTGACTACGCCTCTAATGGTGGCACTCTTGGTTATAAGACACCGAATAGATCAAAGCATCCCTCAAAATGGGATTGCCTTTTACGACTCACTTTTTCCACTACTCCTGTTAAGTCATGATAAAAACAAAGGGGGTTACACTCGCCCTCGCAAGTCAAAATTGGAAGATTCTTCGCTGGAGGACTTCTTTAACACCCTTTCTTTCATCACAAGAAAGGAAGGCGAGACATCATTCACCACCAAGGACCTTAGCCAACACGCCAAAACAACTTTGCAAATTCTTGCAATTAAAATGGAGCCAGACAACTTACTGTCCGACATTATAGACATCACCTGTCTAATGGTTAGAGACAGCGAAGAGGTCAAATACATCCACAAAAGCGTTCAAGAATACCACGCGGCACTCTGCATAAAAAATCATCCTGACAAAAATGCTGTCAAATTTTACGAAACCATGGCCGTTAAGTGGCACGCTTGGAGACAAGAGCTGATATTTCTTTCGCAGATCGACAGATACCGTTTCGAGAAATATTTTCGAGTCCCATCATTTACTGCTCTCTTACTGGAAAAAGGAAGCAAGGTGGGACAAAATAAATTTGCCACGAAATTTTTCGGAGACGACATCTTAACGATTGACAAGGAAACACGCAGACTCGACTCTTACACTTGGGAATCAAGCAAACATTATCCGATTAACAACATGACCGAATCAAACTATATCACAGAACTAATTAACCTTGACTACTCCTCCGTTGACATAAATAAATCGCGAGACAGCTCCGGAACTTATAGATTTAAATTGAAGGATCTCCTCCAAGACATTTCAGTTGGCTCGAAGATCTCTGATTTAATTTCGATCATTCACCGAGAGCTAGAATCTCAACTCAATGAGGCTAAGAATTTTGTTGCCTCTATAGAAAGTCGGAGAGCAGTATTTGAATTCTAA